gtcctcctcgtcgagaatataagtgctggcacgagcacgcatctctcccatcgagcgcgccggtttacgtgtcaatttgctgttcaaccctcccggcagcaaaccgtttttaaatgctaaagcacaagctcgaggctcctcgtcctctacctttaccgacgccgcgctataccttgccatgtactctttcagtgactccccttcctgctggcgaatattgtataggtcattgatcgtcaccggctgattcttatttgccgagaattgcactagaaacttggatgagaagtctctgaaatttgaaatcgatccacgcggcaaagttgtgaaccacgccatcgccgtcgatttgaacgtcgatggaaacatcctgcacttcaccgcatctgacgccgcaattatcaccattttcgtattaaaatacagtagatgatctttcggatcggaatctccgctgtaagaatccagaactaacgttttcatgttatccggaatcgccacactctcgacatcttccgagaatggacggaactcagccacggaatctgcttctctgcttccatcatctcgctgctcgcgacggtagagatctaactgagcctgtagatgctcattccgctgctggatgttgccaatgctgcgcatcaaatggcgccattgctcctgcgacaccgccggttgttgttccggagcaggtgaattccctGGTGAGTGCTCccgagatcccacctgtgaaggcgatggaggaggtggtggtgatggaggaggagagggcgactgtactcctgccgttcgcaccggagaatccaggtccacacgatgaggccgccgaggcggcgaaatccgctgtcgcattggtgagtgatgttgcctcctgcgtcgagtctccatccaaaccagaaacgatgcaaactcgatcggaaaaccaacactagtcacagaatcaaaatcggaaaaccagagagttgcctaatcacaatcagaggtaacttcatgcacaatcaatccacgtgaatgggagtagaaagtttacagtccccacagacggcgccaaatgttctgggaatgaacattgaggaaaggtatagtacctaagggtagagagattgtgctagagagagagtaagagagagaatgctgaatttcatgtgttatttcatcaaatgagcccaaaagtcccttacacttgataactacctcctatttatagagcttgggtactacctattgggtcaattgggcctccgaggtcaaggcctatctgaaggccagggccctgCCTCAGGGcgagatacatgctgggcgttgcccctctaggggctcgcccagtccaatgtTAATAGTCATTTTTCTCAAGACTCTTCCAGTGGTAATGAAATAGGTAAGCATATGAATCTCATTCTTAGATCTTTAAAGCCTTTAATCACCACCTCTCTAAGAGTATATATCATACATGCATAAGCCCTTGCATGATCAGTCCAAAATCTCTCAGACTTAAAGTTGACAGGTAACTCATAATCCTACAACATGAGCAACATAAAGTAAGCGACTAAAGTGCGCCCACATCGACAAAACTAGGTAAATACAAAATATGACAACTATTTCCCTatgagatttttttaaaaagaaattttttaaaattttatatttttccgCCTCAaaatttttatttcatattacCCAAATATATAGTTGACTACTCAATAAGTTAAATTTTCGCATCAACtcattttccaatttttttctTGATTCCTTCTTAGAATAATACACATATATATGAGAACAAAGACTATATATGAAATACTTACCAAATATTTTTTCGGGAGACCTAACTCGATAGTGAGATGATCTAATTCAAGGCATCTATTAAGCAAGAACGTGATTCCTAAAAGCTCATTTTGTTCCAATGATGTCTTCATTGTCAAACTCCTCACATTTAAGCTATGTGGCATTCGGAGCAGGCAGCCTCCAATGGGAACAACCTTTTCATATCAAGTTAATACAAaagtttaaaatatatatacatatatatatagagagaatTTCCTAATCACACTCTTTAGTAAAGTAAAATTGAAAAGTAGctatataacaaaaaaatacaTACCTGAAGAAAGTAATTACACACAGTTAAAGTACTACCACCAGAGATATTTTCCATCAGTTTGTAGAGAAAAAGAGCATTTCCTTCAAACTCAATACAGAAATCAAGAACTGACTCTTCCATCACAAGGGAACGCACGTCTATGACCAAAAAGTTATTATTCAACCCGGAATAATAGAAATATTGTAAGTTTGGAGCATTGACTATAAAATAATGACTATTAGGTCCAAACATGCATCTGTCCACGACCAACTTTCTCAACCTTGGGTTCTCCTCtcctaaatcaaattcatctGAATTCCAACACCTCTTGAAACTTAAACTTTCAAGACCCTTGCAATTTGACAATAAGGTCTTAATAGTAGTGAGTTTCACTTCCATCCAACCCAAAGAAATTTCTTTGAGTGCATGAAAGTGAATCAATTTAGTCTCAACAAAATTGCATGAAAACAACTTCAAAGATTCGATGCAAGCGTGACCATAAACATAAGCTGGCAATTCAAACAAGGCTTCATGATTAATATAATTAGTAGTGAAATAACAATCCAGGGTTGGATCACAAAAGTTTAGCTCCAACTTCTTTAACTTGTGTTTTGTGGCGAAGGCAATGCATTCTCTCACGATCTTCTTAGCTTTTCCAGGCTTTGATGATCTCAAAGAGAACTTATCGACTAAAGTTTCCGTCTGATTAGCATTCCAAAGCATCACAAACTCTAGAAAGGTCTTTCTTCGTGCTTGTCTGATTTGATAAGTTTGACCATCTTTCACAAAAGATAGTTCATCGAATTCAATGTTTAATGTGGACTTAAAAATGTCTATCCAACTTTTCGAGAGAATTGAGGTTCTTACCGCTTCCTTGAACGGTATCAAAGAAATAACGTAGGAAAGTAAAGAGTAAGGCAATGAACTAAGCCTGTCTGCGCTAGGTGCCATGCTTTTGGTATTGTAATTGCAGCAAACTATGAGATTACTCAGATATGTTTCATAGTAAAATGAAGATAAAGAGAAAGTGAAGGCTATACAATCTACGATGTGTGTGTGATGCTTCTGAATATAACTAACTACTAATATTTATCTTGCTcccttctctctccaattgaaATATGCTAATCAGACATTAATGTACAAATTTGTTATGTAGCTACTTTTTCAggtaatgtttaatttttttataacaattttttttggttatataGCTACTTTTAGGTAATGTTAATTCGCGTACTAATATCAGCTAATGTATAATTTGCATACTAATTTAAAATATACGAGATTATAGGTATAGATTTACTTTTTTGAACGAATAGGTATTAATTTAAGTTAATGTACAAATTTGCTATCGGAAAAACAAATagtattatattatttaatgtaatttttttgtaTCAATATGTATTTATGGCGAAATTTGAATAAGATGACAATGATTTTTAAACAATTATGTTATTGAAATTTATTCTTATATTGAATTAATgatttttgaaagcaaaaggaagtttcagaataatgataaaaaaaattatcaaaaaaaatgataaagaaaaatcttttgctttctaaaaaaaaaacattagtttcaaaaaaaaatgatcaagaaaattgagaaaaatccTCTCAAGACAAGGGAAATTCCCCATTGAAATGTTATTGAtgcatgtttcaaaaaaaatgttattgatgaattttgaatttgaaatttttaatgGTATAATATGTAAGGTAAATGTTTTAGTCTTAATGTGTTATTATGGcgaaattaatgaaattattagCAATGACATGTTAcatgtatttaattttttattattgatatttaattttaGTCTAATATTTTCAATTAACTAAAAGCTAATAAATACGGTTTAATTGGTGCAATTATTAATACATAATTTGGAATAATTTTAATATCTAATAAaggtataaataaattatttaatattataattcatcagtgtatttaaaatattaaaattcaaGAACTTATTGGTAGTAAAATATTCCAAATATTTAATTCATtataattgatatttaattttttcctgatatttttatttaagttaTTGTTAATTTATAATTTCGAAGGTAAAATTATCAATAAAGAATTatggattaatattaatatttaataaattcataactatattattcaaaaatattattaatcagTATACTTAAATTcttaaaattaaagaaattattaaaaataaaatatttcaaatgtttaattttttagtaTTGATACTTAatttttcataatatttttatttaaatcattgtggataaataaggttttattGGTGCAATTCTCAAGACCTAATTTTCGATTAATTTTAATAGATTAATAactatattatttaaattaattattatctaaaaatctaaattatttaataatatgtttAATCATCAtagtttaaatattaaaattcaaGATCTTATTTGCAATAAAATATTTCGAACAGTTTTTTGTGTACATCCGAAATATAAATTGCACTCACAAAGAATCAATCCCTAGACCTCCCCCAACCCAAGTGATATGTTCGCCAGCTCTTACGACTTAAGCTATCATTAGTATTgacatttaattttttctaaaattgttattttaattatttttaataaatatgatTTTATAGGAGCaattatcaataaataatttaggattaatattattattaactaaatttaatactaaattatttaaaaatattattaatcattatattaaaattattaaaatttaagtaaTGATTaggaataaaatatttaaaatattgaattttttactactaatatatatttttttctaatatttttatcaaatCGCTGTTAATAAATAAGGTTTAATTGGTGAAGTTATAgaaataattagattattataatatttagtaaattatgaataaatgatctaatattattattaattaatatagtttaaattataaaattcaaaaatttattTACTGTAAAATATTTCAAGTAATTTAATTTATAGAATTGATATTTAATTTGAGCTAATATTGTTatttaaatcaattttaataGATGATGTTTTATTGGTTCAGTTATTCGTAACTAAGTTTGGATTAATTTTAATATCTAGTAAATTAATAACTGAATTATTTCATATTATTATAAATCAGAAtagttaaatatttaaatttaggaAATCATTAGCAgtaacatattttttatttttcatttttttaatatttttatttaaattattgttAAAGAATAAGGtttaaaatattgaattttttattattaatatttaatgtttttctaataaaattattaaatcaatGTTAATAAATATGGTTTTATTGGTGCAattatcaaaaaataattttggaTTAATTGTAATATTCAATACATTGGCCCCCAAATGTTTAGAGCGAGAAGTTTTAGAGAGAGACGCTCTGCCAGGCTTTCGCCAGCACGGTAGAGCTGGACTAGGGGCCAGTCGTGGGCAGAAGAGCGTAGGCCATCACGTTTTCATGGATGTTGGGTCTGGCCGGGGAGGATAGTGGAAGGCACAAATGGCGCGTGGCACAGCCGCCGGCAGCTTCAGAGGCCTATCCGGCGACAAACCAACGTTGGTCCACACCGGGATTTTCTCCCTTCCCAGCAAAGTATGAGTCAAATAGAGTGGGTTACGATGGTTTAGGGAGTGGAAGACGACAGTATCGAGAGCCAGTTTGGAGAATCGGCAATGGCGGCCTGCAACATCGATTTGCCTATCGTCAGGCAGGGAATCGCAGTCATTCACAAGTATCATTTACCGTCTGTGTTTGCTGGTGCTGGGAGTTTGCGGGGAGTGGAAATCCAGGAACCCCGGAGAGGGCACTGCCGCTATAGAGTGGGCTTTGTTCACTTTTCGTCAGATGAGGAGGCTTGGGCAGCAATTAGGCAGTTCAATGGGCTACGTTTGGAAGGCCGATTTCTTCAGGTGAAACGCGCATGGTTCCAACGGCCAGTTTCGCAACCCCTCAAGTCTGGATCGTACCCAAAATATTCCTTGCAGGGAAGGGTGTGGCGAAAAAAGGAAGATCATGGTGGGACGCAGGTGGATGAGGTGCAAGGGAAAACGGAGGTTAAAGAAGAGGTGGCAGAGTCGACGAGGATAGTAGTGGACATGGAGCCGGATCAACGGTGGGTGAGGCGGTGCGCGATGGCGCGTTTGCATGAGGTGTCCAATGTTGAGGTGTTACAGGGATACTATAGCTCCATTGGGTTGTTTAATTTTCTGATTGTGTGATGATTTTGTGGCTGTTGAATTTACCTTGAATGCTGATGTGCCTATCCCTGTGTCATGGAGCATGTCTGGTATCGTTCAGCAATGCTGCTGCCAGGAAGGTTTCGATTTAGTTTTATCATGTGGGTGGCTATGGAAGCTTGGATTTTGCAGTTTAGTTGGAGAGATATTTGAGGCTTTTGGGGATTTTGTTTTAGGTGGAGGTGGTGTGTTTGTCTATAGACCATAGTTATTGGGAGATTATTCCAGTTGCTTTTGGGCTAAATCAGATTGCCCGTGTGCACTTATGAGGTTTACTTCTGATTTTGTTGTCCCTCATGGTGCTGCTTGTTTCATACAAAGTTATTCAAGTGCTTGATGTTAGTGTGACAATGAGAGGGCCTACGCATGCTTGAAGTTGATTTCACGAAGGGTATTTGGAGAGGTGCCTTGTTGCTGGTCCTTTGTTTGTATTTTTGGTATTCAGTTAGCTGCTGGTTACAGTGGATTTTGTTTCTCAGTTGCAGATTGACTTCCCATgattgagtactctttttctttgCTAGGCTTTTTTCCACTAGGTTTTGCCCAGTaatgttttaatgaggctctttcaTGAGACCATCTTTTGTCATtctgtgggttggtggtgggtttattCAGGGCAAGGGTTGGTTGTTCTCAGTGGTTACGATTTTATTGTACTTTGTTCTTATCTGAAGTTGCTTCTAATTCagactttttatattaataatattcatttcttttttaaaaaaaaatttaatacattgataaataaattatttaatattattattatacatTAATATAGTTTAaatcttaaaattaaaaaattatttaccttAAAATATTTCAAGTATTTGTAGAATTGATATTTAATTTgctctaatatttttatttaaatctaTGTTAATAATGTGTATTTATTAATAACTAGTTTTGGACTAATTTTAATATCTAATAAATGTATAACTAAATTATTTCATATTATTGTTAATCAGCAtagttaaaatatttaaatttaggaaaccattaaaataaaatatttgaaatatttaattttttctagtattgttatttaaattatttctaaaaactaaggtttaatTGGTGCAATTATCATTATCTAATTTTGGATCCATATctatattttctaatttaataactaaattattaaaatttattattaaaaattatatttaaattattaaaattcaaGAAATAATTATCAATAGAATAtttcaaatatttaattttttagtattGATATTAAATTTTTTCTATATCTTTATTTAAATCATTGTTAATAAATAAGGTTTTATTGGTGCAATTATCAATAACTAATTTTGGCctaattataatatttaatacatttaaaactaaattttttaattttattataatcagtaaagttaaaatattaaaattcatgaaattattTGCCGTACAATATTTCAAATGTTTAACTTTTTagaatttatatttaattttttataatatttctaactttatgtgtttattttaggcttaaatatgttggggcCCCTACAAAATAGGCgtcctttggtttaagcccctgCAAAAAATTTCTTCAGAATACATCCTTAAATGCAAAATAATAGTATGGTTTAAGTCCCTGTCGTTAATGATCGGTTAGAAAAACGTTAAGTCACTTAGAAAAGCTTATGTGGCATTTTTAATATACTTTTTTAGTAAATTTAATTTCCAcatctgaaaaataaaaaaatttatttgaaaaaaaaaaacaatcttcTTCCAGATCCGAAACCCTAGCCCAACTTCCTTTTCCCACTCCCAAGAAACCTCCATCAACTCCCTTCTCAACGGTGGCTGATTTGAAGGCCACCACAGAAACCACCAGTACCTCCCTACTCTACTCTTCCTCCGTCGCCCCCTCCACGACGTCCATCCTCGAAATCCCTAAGTCTCTTGCTCAAAATCCCTAGATCCCCCATGTTCTAACGGATCATTAACGGCAGGGACCTAAACCACCTATTATTTTGCATTTATGGGTGTATTCCGAAGATTTTTTTTGTAAGGGTCTTAACCAAAGCACCCCTATTTTAAAGGGACCTCCTACATATTTAAGCATTTATTTTATGTGTTTATTCTCTTTCTTTATATGTCATTTAATACATTCAAGTCAATTCTACTATTATATAAGagataatatatattttcttggTCTTCATTCTATTGCACTTCCAATACCATAGCCATGTCACCTAGCACAGGCAAGTTTAGCTCATTACCTCATATTTGCTCTCCACCATTGTTTCCTTGATACCATTCAAGAAAGCGGTAAGAACCTCAATCCTCTTTAAAAGTTGGATAGATATTTTCAAGTATAAACCAACATAGAATTTGATTAAATGTCTTTTGTGAAAGATTGTCAAACTTATCGAATTAGACAAGACCAAAGAAAGGCTTTTCTGGAGTTTGTGTTGTTTTGGATTGCTAATCACACAAAAACTGATGTGGATAAGTTCTCTTTGAGATTATCATTGCCCGAGAAAGCTAAGAGAGTTGTGAGAGAGTGCATTACCTTTGCCACAAAACAAGGGGTGAAGGAGTTGGCGTTGGACTTTTCTGATCCAACATTGGATTGTTAATTAACCACTAATTATATTAAGCATGAAGCCTTGTTTGAATTGTTACCACATGTTTACGATCACACTAGCCTTGAATCTTTGAAGTTGTTTTCATGCAGATTTGTTGAGGCTGAGTTACTTAACTTACATACACTCAAGAAAATTTATTTCGATTGGATGGAAATAAAACTCATTACTATTAAGACATTATTGTCTAATTGTGAGGCGCTTGAAATTTTAAGTCTCAAGAGGTGTTGGAATTCAGATGTCTTTGATTTACCAGAGGAGAACCTAAGGTTGAGAAACTTGAAATTTCTCACACTTGCTGATAGCGGCGGGTATGAAACCGATTCAGATTTGGTGAACCTGAAGATCAATTTGTTGGGTGATTGCCATATTGGAAAAACCACTTTTTTGGTGAGCAAAATTCTCAACTTTACTAAGTGGGTGTTTGGATTGTGGTTGCGTTTGCATGATGAAACCTTAAAATCATGTTTGAGCATAAGTtaaacatgtttggatcaggctttttttctctataatcaattttgacaCTGAGAAGTTGTTGCTGCTCAAATTAAGTTTTTCCACATAATTAATTGCATGGTTAGATATACAATGAAAAATGACCGTGAAATCAAAATTATTGTGGACGGTCACAAAAGTTAAAAGAGGTTGTTTTTGTTATTCATGAGCCAAAGCTAGCTCAGTGTGGTTTTCCTTTGTGTATTCAAACATGCACGAGTGTAGCTTTGAGTTTAGCTTCCTAGATGgagagaattgattttgggtttctaaaagctgatccaaacatgttattacTTGGTGTTTGGTTTCGCGATTTATACATAATCTAAGTTAAATTTACCCACAAGCTAAAATTTGTAGCTTTTAAACAGAATAACTGATTCTACATTAAACATATATACAGCAAAATCCTCTGTTTTCATTATTTAGCCGTGTTTGAGTTAACTCCAATTTTGTCAGATCAAGTATGTAGGGAATGAACAGGAAAAGAGGAGCTTGCATATGAAAGGACTGAATCTAATGGACAAAACGTTGTCTGTTGAAGGAGCTCGTATTTCATTTTCTATATGGGATGTTGCAGGTGCTTTTTAGGttaaactttctttctctatgtcactatgctcttcattttcttcttctttatatttttctgtattttttctcttttcttttattgggttgttatttgaatcaacaatgatatatatacgtctcattttttaaacattttatttccaactatttttatttttatctctcttctcttattatctatcacatctcatactttctctctcttactttttcttttcttcttatctctcttctCATTTCACATCTTTCACCTCTTTTTGAGGTGTGTAAGTTACATTTTCCTATTTGAATCAGTTCAAATTATTATATGTAGGTGATAAAAGTTCTCTGGATCAAATTCCTATGGCTTGTAAAGATTCAGTTGCCATTTTGATCATGTTTGATCTCACTAGTCGTTGCACACTTCACAGGTAGGCTGAGAAAATTCACATCTATGCTAAGTTCTGTTGGAAATTAAACATTTTTCAGCAACATAATGGTAGAAAACTAATAATAGTTGTTTGTGTTTTGTACTTTGCTTTGTTTGTGCAGTGTTGTTAGATGGTATAGTGAAGCAAGAAGGTGGAATCTGGTACCTTGAATTAGAGATTTATCTGGTTGATACTTCTCTTATTATTAGAATTAGTTTCTTTGATAAAGTAAATGCCACTGATTAAAGTAATTAAGAGAAAAGCTTTGAAGTAGTACAAATATTGGACAAAGTAAACtacattaatattttattgatGAGGCTTTAGTAAACCATTATGAACAGCAGTAAGTGACATTAACTTTCATTAACATGATATGAGTTTTATTTTGTATATTGAAAAGATAAAATGCACCTACCCGGAATCGATCATAGTTCCTACTAATTGAGTTATCCTACGTGGACTAACATGATATGAGCTGATTATTTATAAGCtgactagtactttttacccgtgcgatgcacggggatatttacttttgttctttttatgtgattttttgaaatttgtgatattttttaaagatattttatggattaaaaGAACAATATTTATATGATATATAAGAAATCATGAGTTCGTAAGTTTATTTTTGTAATGaaggtttttattttaattttttagttgccatttttttttatcttttgttgttgttttcctAAAGGCTCGATTGATGGTTTTTTATATCTATTGAATAGTTTATTATAGAGAGTTGAAATAACATGTATGTGCTGAAATAGAcacttaatttttattttttatttttttacaattgaaATAATTACATTGAGAATAAAACTAAGAATATTGTTCCACATTTCCTGTAAAAAGATCTTCATCATATGACATTGCGAAAAACTTTTTTATAAACTACATTTGAAGTACTATGGAAATTGTTGTCATAACTATCACAAATGAGAATTTTTAATCCTTTAGGATACGTGACTCTTCGGATTTTTAATTGTACCATGTATCTTCGATTGTTGTTTTATTATTAGTGGGAGATTGAATGATTTATGACACTTAAGTATTAactttaattatttattcagttactcaaaaaatatatatttatatatatatatattaaggtATTTATCATTTCTTCGAGTTTTAATGAAATTGAATTTTTAACTGTTatgttattaatgacattaaacattagttatatatatatatatatatattaaggtATTTATCATTTCTTCcagttttaatttaattgataCTGTTATCATTtttacccgtgcatcgcacgaggatatttacttttgttctttttatgtgattttttgaaatttgtgttattttttaaagatattttatggattaaaagaacaatatttatttgatatatAAGAAATCATGAGTTCgtaagtttatttttgtattgaaggtttttatttttattttttagttgccatttttttttatcttttgttgttgttttcctAAAGGCTCGATTGATGGTTTTTTATATCTATTGAATAGTTTATTATAGAGAGTTGAAATAACATGTATGTGCTGAAATAGAcacttaattattattttttatttttttacaattgaaATAATTACATTGAGAATAAAACTGAGAACATATTGTTCCACATTTCCTGTAAAAAGATCTTCATCATATGACATTGCGAAAAACTTTTTTATAAACTACATTTGAAGTACTATGGAAATTGTTGTCATAACTATCACAAATGAGAATTTTTAATCCTTTAGGATACGTGACTCTTCGGATTTTTAATTGTACCATGTATCTTCTATTGTTGTTTTATTATTAGTGGGAGATTGAATGATTTATGACACTTAAGTATTAactttaattatttattcagttactcaaaaaatatatatttatatatatatatatatattaaggtATTTATCATTTCTTCGAGTATTAATGAAATTGAATTTTTAACTGTTatgttattaatgacattaaacattacttatatatatatatatatatatatatatatatatatatatatatatattaaggtATTTATCATTTCTTCcagttttaatttaattgataCCGTTATcatttttacccgtgcgatgcacgaggatatttacttttgttctttttatgtgattttttgaaatttgtgttattttctaaagatattttatggattaaaagaacaatatttatttgatatatAAGAAATCATGAGTTCgtaagtttatttttgtattgaaggtttttatttttattttttagttgccatttttttttatcttttgttgttgttttcctAAAGGCTCGATTGATGGTTTTTTATATCTATTGAATAGTTTATTATAGAGAGTTGAAATAACATGTATGTGCTGAAATAGAcacttaattattattttttatttttttacaattgaaATAATTACATTGAGAATAAAACTGAGAACATATTGTTCCACATTTCCTATAAAAAGATCTTCATCATATGACATTGCGAAAAACTTTTTTATAAACTACATTTGAAGTACTATGGAAATTGTTGTCATAACTATCACAAATGAGAATTTTTAATCCTTTAGGATACGTGACTCTTCGGATTTTTAATTGTATCATGTATCTTCGAGTGTTGTTTTATTATTAGTGGGAGATTGAATGATTGATGACACTTAAGTATTAactttaattatttattcagttactcaaaatatatatatatatatatataactaatgTTTAATGTCATTAAAACTAGAAGAAATGATAAAtacctttatatatatatatatatatatatatattaaggtATTTATCATTTCTCCCAGttttaattgaattgaattttaAACCGTTATGTGTATAATGACAATCTCCATGTCTGTTTTCTTTCTTGTTGGTTCAGACTATGATctcacttgagagagtgtgttcCCAAGCTTTCATTATTCATATGTAttgatttctgtttttttaaaaaaatgctcATGTAACCTCGACTTAGGTGTTATGAAGGCCGAAGATCTCTTCAGGAGTGCGCCTCTTAAGAATTGAACTTTCGATTAAGGGGTTCAAACAACTATTTTTTACCATGGAACCGATGTCTGTTgagtttgattttttattttataacttACATAGATTTTTTAAATGATCTTAATTCATATTATGTAACCACTAACTTAGATACTAAACATATGTACTTGATTGACATGTAGTGGAAATTAAATGAGTTTTATGTCATTAAGTTAAGTGATTCATTATCAAGTAAGAGAGTTTAAGAGTATTATTATAACCATGACTTTGTGTGCCCATGTATCCTATTTTATTTCCTTgatgaataaattaattatttgttt
This is a stretch of genomic DNA from Lotus japonicus ecotype B-129 chromosome 1, LjGifu_v1.2. It encodes these proteins:
- the LOC130746341 gene encoding putative F-box protein At3g29830; this translates as MEVKLTTIKTLLSNCKGLESLSFKRCWNSDEFDLGEENPRLRKLVVDRCMFGPNSHYFIVNAPNLQYFYYSGLNNNFLVIDVRSLVMEESVLDFCIEFEGNALFLYKLMENISGGSTLTVCNYFLQVVPIGGCLLRMPHSLNVRSLTMKTSLEQNELLGITFLLNRCLELDHLTIELGLPKKYLDYELPVNFKSERFWTDHARAYACMIYTLREVVIKGFKDLRMRFICLPISLPLEES